A stretch of Microbacterium sp. 4R-513 DNA encodes these proteins:
- a CDS encoding IclR family transcriptional regulator, which translates to MRSALRDEPVSVLDRILAILDTVRESHGSTSITQLARATGIPKSTVSRLVADLVRQRYLARTEDGITIGLRLFELGARASTPRRLTVAALPVLAKLFNATGEHLNVAVQEGREMLSVVSVRGRLRPVPSRAGVRVPSVTTALGKAVLAFTDDEGVLGGVMTSLDSSRRLAFEKELASVRIDAVAIDRCETFPGVIGVASPVLSPERLPVAAISVAGPVTDMDPKRIAPLVRHAASALTHRLALQVA; encoded by the coding sequence ATGCGATCCGCTCTCAGAGACGAGCCGGTATCGGTGCTCGACCGGATCCTCGCCATTCTCGACACCGTGCGCGAGTCACACGGTTCGACCTCCATCACACAGCTGGCTCGGGCGACCGGCATCCCCAAGTCGACCGTGTCCCGACTCGTCGCCGATCTGGTCCGACAGCGTTACCTCGCGCGAACCGAGGACGGCATAACGATCGGTCTGAGACTCTTCGAGCTCGGAGCACGGGCGAGCACGCCGCGACGGCTGACCGTCGCAGCCCTGCCGGTCCTGGCGAAGCTCTTCAACGCGACGGGCGAGCATCTGAACGTCGCCGTGCAAGAGGGCCGGGAGATGCTCTCGGTGGTCTCCGTCCGGGGACGGCTGCGACCCGTGCCCTCCCGGGCCGGCGTCCGCGTGCCGTCGGTCACCACCGCACTCGGCAAGGCGGTGCTCGCATTCACCGACGATGAGGGGGTGCTCGGCGGCGTGATGACGAGCCTCGACTCGAGCCGTCGGCTCGCGTTCGAGAAGGAGCTCGCGTCCGTGCGGATCGATGCGGTCGCGATCGATCGATGCGAGACCTTTCCCGGGGTCATCGGCGTGGCCAGCCCCGTCCTGTCGCCGGAGCGACTGCCGGTGGCGGCGATCTCCGTCGCCGGCCCCGTGACTGATATGGATCCGAAGCGC
- a CDS encoding ThuA domain-containing protein, with translation MKSLIRSGVTLVAAAALGAGLVVGGTALQSDKGNGNGLGGQPATASQIYLDEIKDYGVCRGVDPSCYHEWGNGWTEGETKRILIWSRTAGPRHAHLGTPLAPGLNPPLNANNVAQATLKAWAEERGIAVDYTEDLSQFRLNNYQAVVFLSSNRDTLDDTAQTTLMQYIRGGGGFVGIHNAFGAEYSWPYYEGLLGGANFYNHGPNRDGTVETINNRDVSTAGMPATWPFKDEWYNLTPYPSFVNVLLEVDRATSEATPAGHGEHHPVSWCQYYDGGRAWLTTLGHDNAAWLGTLPGDGDAFFKQHVMEGLESAMGIKPFCAA, from the coding sequence TTGCAGAGCGACAAGGGGAACGGGAACGGTCTCGGCGGTCAGCCGGCGACGGCCAGCCAGATCTACCTCGACGAGATCAAGGACTACGGCGTGTGTCGTGGAGTCGATCCGTCCTGCTACCACGAGTGGGGCAATGGCTGGACGGAGGGCGAGACCAAGCGCATCCTCATCTGGAGCCGTACGGCCGGTCCCCGTCACGCCCACCTCGGCACCCCGCTGGCTCCCGGTCTGAACCCGCCGCTGAATGCGAACAACGTCGCACAGGCCACGCTCAAGGCATGGGCGGAAGAACGCGGGATCGCGGTCGACTACACCGAGGATCTCTCCCAGTTCCGGCTGAACAACTACCAGGCGGTGGTCTTCCTCAGCTCCAACCGTGACACCCTCGACGACACGGCTCAGACGACGCTGATGCAGTACATCCGCGGCGGCGGCGGCTTCGTCGGCATCCACAACGCGTTCGGCGCCGAGTACTCCTGGCCTTACTACGAGGGCCTGCTCGGTGGCGCCAACTTCTACAACCACGGGCCGAACCGCGACGGAACGGTGGAGACGATCAACAACCGTGACGTCTCGACGGCGGGTATGCCGGCAACGTGGCCCTTCAAGGACGAGTGGTACAACCTCACGCCCTACCCCAGCTTCGTCAATGTCCTGCTCGAGGTCGACCGGGCGACGAGCGAGGCCACCCCGGCCGGCCACGGCGAGCACCACCCGGTGAGCTGGTGCCAGTACTACGACGGCGGACGGGCGTGGCTGACGACGCTCGGACACGACAACGCGGCCTGGCTGGGCACCCTGCCCGGTGACGGCGACGCGTTCTTCAAGCAGCACGTGATGGAGGGACTCGAGAGCGCGATGGGGATCAAGCCCTTCTGCGCCGCTTGA